DNA from Coriobacteriaceae bacterium:
TCCTTGTGGCCGTCTGCAACTTCGTGACGGGCACCACGTTTAACTTTGCCAACCAGCTCACGACGGTCGGCAACGCGATCGTCCTGCAGTACACCTCGATGATTTTCGTTATCGTGTATCAATCGCTCGCAGCTCGCACATTGCCCTCGCCTGCGAAGATTGCCTCCGTGGTGGTTGCTTTTACGGGTATGGGACTTTTCTTTTTAGGCGATTTGAGCGCCGAGGGCATGCTCGGAAATCTGCTTGCCGTCATTTCGGGCGCCACCTTTGGGCTGTGTTTCTTTTTAAACTCTCGCCCCGATGCGTCGCCCATGGTGTCCTCGCTCATCTCCTGCGGCATCTCGATACTTCCGATCGTCTATTTTGCCGGCGACCTAGGCTCCGTGAAACCCTTTGAGTGGGGGCTTATGCTGGTGCATGGCCTTTTTTGCAGCGGCCTTGCGAGTGTGCTGTATGCCAAGGGGATTGCGCGCACCAACGCGTTTGCGGCCAACTTGGTTTGCATGAGTGAGGTCGTGCTCGCTCCCTGCTGGTCGGCGCTCCTCTTTGGCGAGGTCTTTCGCTGGAACGAGTTTTTGGGCGCAGCGATGATCGTTTTGGTGATTGTGGCCAACTTGGCATCCGATGCTTTTGGCGACGGCTTTCTGGTGGCGCTTGTCCGCCATCGAAACAAAGAGCGTGCCTAATGGGATGCGCCTGCCGTTTACGGTAAAAAACACCCCGCTGAGCGACTGGTATTAAATAGTAAGAACCTGCATACCTATAATTGGTATCAAATCATTTGTGCCTGGAATGGGTGTTAGCAGCACACCAGGTACGCTTCGAGCCGTGGAATCGAACTCCCGGAATTGATATCAACAACGCGCGCGACGGGAGTGACGACGGTTCGAGATTCCTTATTGGGAGGAATTATGCTTGTCCAAGCAATCCTCGTCGGCTTAGTCGGAGCGTTTGGATGCCTCGACTACCAGCTCGGCACCCTCTACGCGTTCCGCCCCATCGTCCTGTGCCCGCTCGTGGGCCTGGTGCTGGGGGACCTGCAGACTGGCCTTGCCGTTGGCGCCAGCCTGGAGTTGCTGTTCATGGGCTCGATTTCCATCGGCGCCTACGTGCCGCCTAACGAAACCGTCGGCGGCGTGCTCGCCTGCGCGTTTGCCATTCAGCTCGGTCAGGGTACCGAGACGGCCATCGCGCTCGCCATGCCCATCGCCGTCCTTGCGCTGACGATCGGCAACATTACCAATGCCTTGTTCCCTGTGTTTGTCGATATGGCAGACAAGTTCGCCCTCAAGGGAAACCTCAAAGGCATCTACGCCGTTCATTGGGGAATTGGAATCTGGGGCTGCGTCGAGTACTTCCTGCTGTGCGGCGGCGCCTTCTATTTGGGTTCCGACGCCATCCAGGGCCTGCTCGACTTCATCCCGCCCTTCATCATCGACGGTTGCGGCGTTGCCGCCAACATCCTGCCGGCCATGGGCTTCGCCATGCTCGGCCGCCTGGTGCTCACCAAGCAGCTCGTGCCCTTCTACTTCCTGGGCTTCCTGCTGTGCTCCTACGCCAACGTGCCCGTCCTGGGCGTCGCCCTGATCGCCATCATCATCGGCATCGACAAGTTCGACCTGCTCGGCCTGGGCGGAGCCCAGCCCCAGCTCTCCGCGGAAGGGGATGAGGACGATGACTTCTAGTCCCGAGAACAAGATCACGCGCTCCGACCTCGTCAAGAGCGCCGTCAACGTCGGCGCCCTGGGCATGGAGTTCTCCTGGACCTACTACAAGCAGATGAACATCGCCTTCTGCCTGATGGTCGCCAACATGCTCAAGAAGATCTACGCCGGCCGCCCCGACGACTACGCCGAGGCCCTGCACCGCCACTGCGCGTTCTTCAACATCACCGTCCAGTTCGCCCCGTTCGTCGGCGGCATCGCGATGGCCATGGAGGAGAAGGTCGCCCGCGGCGAGATCGAGCCCGAGAGCGTCAACGACGTCAAGGCCGCCCTCATGGGCCCGCTGTCCGGCATCGGCGACTCCATCTTCCTGTCGACGCTGCGCGTGGTCGCCGCCGCGGTGGGCATCAGCCTGTGCCAGGCCGGCAACCCCTTCGGCCCCATCGCCTTCCTGCTCATCTACAACGTCCCCGGCTTCGCGCTGCGCGTCTGGGGCGCCGTCAAGGGCTACGAGCTGGGCGTGGGCTTCCTGGACGAGGCCCAGAGGACCGGCCTCATGCAGAAGATCATGACCTGCGTGGGCATCGTGGGCGTCATGGTCGTGGGCGCCATGTGCAAGGACATGTTCTGGGCCAGCATCCCGGTGGCCATCGGCTCGGGCGACGACGCCCAGACCCTCCAGGACATCCTGGACGGCATCATGCCCGGCATGCTCGGCATGCTCGCCTTCTGGCTGTACTACTGGCTGCTGTCCAAGAAGATCAACCCCATGGTGCTGATCGTGGCCACCATGGCCGTGGGCATCGTCGGCGCGTTCTTCGGCGTGCTGGCATAAGGGCCCGGCTGCATAGATTTTCGTTGCAACCTGGAAAGGGGATGGAGCAGGCCTATGCCCTCCATCCCCTTTTTGTATAGAAGGAGTTCGTATGTTCGCGAAGGATCGCGAAGCAATGCGCCTGACGCCGGCAGAGGTCAGGCTGATTCTTATTGAGTCCCTGCAGTGGTGCGCCAACAACGCGGTCTACTTTTTGGGGCTTATCGGTGCGGCCACGTATGATCTGGCTGGCACGGCCTTTTTGGTTGCCGCCATTACGCTCGTGCGCAATCTTATGACGTCGGTGGGCAATATGGTGTCGGGCTCGGTCATCGATCGCTTTGGACCGCGCCGGACGTCGTTTGTGACGTGCGTGATTACGGCAGTGCTATCGCTTGGCGTGGGGTTGGCGCCGTTGTCTGTCCCCGGGCTTGTGTTTGCCGCGTGCGTCTTGGGACTTGCGGGCGGCTTTATCAACACCTGCACGCATGCGTTTCCGGGATACCTGGAGTCGACCACCGAGGGCCGTACCCGCGTGAACGGCCTCATGGTGTTCTACAGCAATATCGCCTATACCGCTGGCCCGCTGCTCGGCGGTGCCATCGTGAGCTGTTTTGCCACGCAATCGGTCTATCTGCTCATGGCGGGCATGATGGGTGTGGCGGCCGTGCTCTCCTTGGGCTGTCACGAGTGTGTTGCTCCCGCAAAAGGGGAGAAGCCGAAGGGCGGTATTTTGGGAGGCATGGCCGAGGGTGCGCGACTTACGTTTCGCGACCACGACCTGCGCCTCATCTTTATCTCGGGCTTTTTGGGTTTCTTTGCGTTTGGCGCGTTCGATTCGCTGGAGTCGTTGTTCTATCGCGATGTGCTCAACGTGGATATCGTCTGGCTGGGCTGGCTGTCCTCGGTCGTGGGCCTCACTTCCTCGGTGGGCGCGTTCATCCTGACCAAGCTTTCTGCCCGCCATGTCAACCTGCGATTGCTGCTCGGCGCGCTCATGGCCGTGGGCATTGGGTCCATGGTGTACGTGGGCACCGATATGCTGGGGGTCGCGATTATCGGTCAGGCGATTAACGGTCTGGCCTGGGGATTCCTGGAACCGCTGCAGATGATCTTGATTCAGGAGCGCGCCGACATCAAATACCTGGGGCGCATTACCGGCTTTGTGCGTTTTGGCCTGATGAGCGCCGGCGTGCTGCCGCTGCTGGCGGCTCCGTTTTTGGCGGAGGCTTTGGGCGTTCAGGCGGTGCTGTTTGGGGCATCGACCATTATTGCGCTGGTAGGAACGCTGTTCTTTGTCACACAAGGGAGGCGCCAGAGGCGTTAGCTATACATTCAATTCTAATTTAATACCACTCACCAGAGAATTTCGACCGTTCACCGAGGATTGGAGCAGATTGATAAGTGGTATTAAAAACACATTAGGTGTATGTCTATAATTGGTATCGAAAAGAAACGCGATGTATAGAGTTGCGTGCAGGACAGAAAGGAAAAGCCATGAAGGAAACCGAGAAGATCGAGATCATGCATTTCGACCAGGAGGGCTATCTCGAGGACGGCAAGGCGCTCTACGAGGCCGGCAAGAAGATGACCGCGCTCGCCGACAAGGTCGCCGACGAGGGCTACGACGCCGTGTTCCTGATGGGCGTCGGCGGCACCTGGGACGAGCTCATGCAGCTCGAGTACCTCATGAACAAGTTCGGCGACCGCGACCTCGAGGTCTACCTGATCCACGCCGCCGAGTGGAACGCCATGGGCCACAAGCGCATGACCGAGAAGTCCGTCGTGCTCACCGCCTCCGAGTCCGGCACCACCCCCGAGGTCCTCGAGGCCGTCAAGAAGATGAAGGACATGGGCGTGCGCGTCTACGCCATGACCAAGCCCGAGGGCCCCATCGGCCAGGCTGTCGGTGCCGAGAACTGCGTTGCCATGGCTTCTGATCATGGTTCGGGCGGCTGCGAGAAGGGCTACTACCTCGCCGACTGCTTCGGCCTGCGCCTGCTCAACCGCCGCGGCTGCTTCCCCAAGTTCGACCTGTTTATCGAGCAGACCAAGGACATCTGGAAGGACATGCTCGACATCCGCAAGCGCTTCGAGCCGCGCGCCGAGGAGCTCGCCAAGAAGTACGCCCTGGCCCCCTACACCATGTTCATCGGCTCCGGCGCCCTGTGGGGCGAGACGATCCTGTTCTCGATGTGCATCTTGGAGGAGATGCAGTGGAAGCGCACCCGCTACATCACCTCGGCCGACTTCTTCCACGGCACCCTCGAGCTCGTGGAGCCCGGCGTCCCGGTCTTCCTGTTCATGGGCGAGGACGAGAACCGCAAGCTCGACGAGCGCGTCCGCGCCTTCCTGACCCGCGGCGTGACCGGCGACACCGACATCAACATCATCGACACCGCCGAGTTCGCGATCCCCGGCCTTGACGACGAGTTCCGCGTCATCGTGTCCCCGTGGATCCTGACGGTGCTCGTTACCGACCGCCTGGCTCGCTACTACGAGACGGTCACCAAGCACAACCTCAAGTACCGTCGCTACTACCACCAGTTCGACTACTAAGAGCAAATAACGTTTGTGCAATTGTGCCTCGCTCCTATATGGAGCGGGGCCTCGTTTAGGTTGGAGAGTAACTATGAGCTATCCCCAGCTTGCCGTTATGAATATCAGCCATCGCTACTTTAGCCTTGAAGAGTTCTTTTCTTCGGCGGCGGCCTCGGGCTACACGTGCTGCGAACTTTGGACGGGGGCGATGCACCTGTATGTGGACTGCCATGGTTACGATTCGCTCGAGCAGGTGCGTGAGCTGTCACAGCGGTATGGGGTTCGGATTGTGGGGCTTTGTCCCGAACAGAACAACCCCAAGCCGTGGAATATCGCGGCGCGCGGGAATGAGGCGCGTGCCCGCACGCTCGCGTACTTTAAGAACGTTATAGATATCGCGGCGGAACTTGGAGCCGAGCAGGTCATGGTCTCGAGCGGCTGGGCATTTTTGAACGAGCCGATCGAGGACGCGTGGGGTCGCAGCGCCTCGATGCTGCGTGCGATTGCCGAGCATGCGGGAGAGCGCGGCGTGCGACTGGTGCTCGAGGCCCTGCAGCCAGTTGAGTCGATGATCGTGAACTCGGCGGCCGACACGAAGCGCATGATCGAGGCAGTTGATCATCCGGCACTTAAGGCATGTCTGGATATGGGCGCCATGGCGGTGGCGGGGGATACCATCGACGATTATTTCGATCTGCTTGGCGATGATGTCGCCCACGTACATTTTGTCGATGTTGCGGCAGACGGCACCACGCACCTTGCCTGGGGTGACGGCGGTCGCGATATGCGCGCCGACTTGGATAGACTGGTGGCGCGCGGCTATCGCGGAGTTGTTTCGGCCGAGACCTATGACGGGCGCTATTTTGCCGACCCCGCAGCTGCCGATGCGCAGGTAATGGCAGAGTATCGTCGTGCGATTGGCGCCTAGGTGGGGTCGGGCTGCGGCAACCTACCCTATGTTTCCAAATGAATACGGTGTGAGCGGCTGCGACGTATTTTCCCCGCAAGCACTCTAGTATGCTAAAGTACCCAGAAGACCGGCGGAGCTATGCCGGTCTTCTGTTCTATGCGAAGCACAGCATGAGGAGGCTCACCAGATGACGGCCACACCGTGGGGATTCCGGGACATATTGCCCGAGGAGGCTCAGGCACGCGAGGAGATCGCATGTACGGTGAAGGGCTGCTTTAGGGAGCATCATTACCTGCCGGTTGAGACGCCGCTGCTCGAGGACAAGGGTTCGCTCGAGGAAGGCGGCCGCATTGCGGACACGCCGTTTAAGCTCTTTGACGATGATGGGCGTTTGCTGGTGGTCCGTCCCGACAACACGCTGCCGATCGTGCGCTTGGTTTCGACCCGCATGCGCGCGGCCGATCTGCCACTGCGTCTTCGCTACGAGGCGCCGGTGGTTCGTGAGTGCCAGCGCAATGCCGGCGGCTCGCGCCAGTTTACACAGCTGGGCTTTGAGCTTATCGGTGCGGGAGATACCGCGGGCGATGTCGAGATTGTCTCGCTGGTAGCCGATGCCGTGCGCAAGCTGGCGTTGCCCGATGCGCGCATTATCGCAGGTAGCGTGCGTCCTTTTAAGGAGCTGCTCGCGGCGTGCGAGGATCGCGAGCTGGCTGCCGAGGCCCTGCGCTGCGTGCACTCCAATGACTTTGTGGGCCTCGATGCCCGCGTGGCGGCAAGCGCCGAGTCCGAGGCCGTCAAGGCCGCCATTAGCGAGCTGCCGCGCTTGCACGGCGGTGCCGAGATACTCGACCGTGTGGATGCGCTGCTGGAAGCTGCCGGTATCGTCGCGCCGCTGACGCGCGAGCTGCGTGCCCTGGTCGAGGGCCTGGCTCCCGAGGACGCCCAGGTGCTGTCCTTCGACTTCTCCATCATGAACTCTTTTTATTACTACACGGGCCTGGTCTTTAAGGCCTATGCCGGTGGCCTGCCCGATCCGGTGGGCTCGGGCGGTCGCTACGACTCCATCTTTACCGGCGCGTTCGGCGATGGCATCGAGGTACCGGCGGCGGGATTTGCCTTTTCGCTCGAGCGTCTGGAGGCCGCGCACACTTCGGCTGAGGACGCCGCTTCCGACGGCGACCACGCCGCGGGCCGTGGTGCTGAGGGTCCGCTGCGCATCGCCGTTCCCAAGGGCTCGCTTAAGGCCGACACGCTCGACGTGCTCGAGGCCGCGGGCCTGGACGTCTCCGAGCTGCGCGACCCCGGCCGTCACCTGATCGTGCGCGGTCGCGATACGCGTGCCGGCGAGGGCGCGGTCGGCGATATCGAGTTTGTCATCGTGCGCCCCAGCGATGCGCCCGCTTTTGTGGGCTGCGGTGGTGCCGATTGCGGCATCTGCGGCTGGGATTCGCTTATCGAGGCCGACCTCAACCTGCTGCAGCTGGTCGATTTGGGTTACGGCCTGTGCACCTTTATTGAGGCTGAGCCCGTTTGGCGCGCCGGTCAGGCCGAGCGCAACTATGCCCGCCGCGGTTCGCTTCGCGTGGCAACCAAGTACCCGCGCATCGCGAGTGCCTGGTATGCCGAGTGCGGCGTGAACGCCGACATCGTTTCGCTGCACGGCAACATCGAGCTGGGACCCATCGTCGGTATGACCGATCGCATCGTGGATATCACCGCCACGGGCGCCACGCTGCGCGACAACGACCTGGTCATCACCGGCCGCATTATGGACTGCACGGCCCGCTTCTTCGTCAACCCGGGTGCCGCGCGCCTGGATCCGCGCGTTCGCAACCTGGCCGATCGCCTGGCGGCTGCCGTGAAGGACAAGCATTTTGAGCCCGTTGCGGGCTCGGCACAATAGCGCGAGCACGCACGGGCGCCCCAACGTCTGGGCTGCGGGCCGATGGGCGCCGCTGCCCGGCATCTCGTTTTCCAAACGCAACCTCGACCGATAGGGGATACCGATATGAAGACCATCAAGCTTGCTCCCGGTGAGCGCCTCGTTACCAACCAGCTCAACCGCAAGGGTGTGCTGCCGCAAAACATCGTCGACGCCGCCCGCGATATCGTGGCCAACGTGCGTGCCAACGGCGATGCTGCGGTGCGCGATTACTGCCAGCGTTTTGACGGTGTCGAGCTGCAAAGCTTTCGTCTGCCGCAAGAGCAGATCGATGCTGCGCTCGAAGGCCTCGACCCGGCCTTTGTCGCCGCGCTCGAGAAGGCTGCGCGCCAGATCCGTGAGTTTCACCAGCGCGAGGTCGAGCAGAGCTGGTTTGCCACGCGCCCGGACGGCACGATGCTCGGCGTTAAGGTGACCCCGCTTGCCGCGGCCGGCATCTACGTGCCGGGCGGTCGCGCGCAGTATCCCTCCACCGTGCTCATGAACGCTATCCCTGCCAAGGTGGCCGGCGTCAAGCGCGTGGTCATGGTGACGCCGCCACAAAAGGACGGCCTGATCAGCCCCTACACGCTCGCCGCGGCCAAGCTTGGCGGCGTGGACGAGATCTATATGGTGGGCGGCGCCCAGGCCGTGGCCGCGCTGGCGTACGGTACCGAGACCATTCCGCGCGTCGACAAGATCACCGGCCCGGGCAACGCCTTTGTCGCCGCGGCCAAGCAGATTGTCTCGGGCGACGTGGGCATCGACATGGTCGCCGGCCCCTCCGAGGTCTGCGTGCTGGCCGATGCCACGGCCAAGCCCATGGTGGTCGCGGCCGACCTGATGGCCCAGGCCGAGCACGATCCGCTTGCCGCCTGCTATCTGGTGACCTGCGACGAGCAGTTTGCGCGCGAGGTCGAGGCGGGTATCGACATTCTGGTGGCGCAGTCGCCGCGTGCCGAGATTACGCGCGCCTCGCTCGACAACGAGGGCACCATCGTGGTGGCCGCCGATATGGCTGCCGCCGTCGAGGCCGTGAACACCGTGGCGCCCGAGCACCTGGAGCTGCACTGCAAGGATGCAATGGGCCTGCTTGGCGGCATTCGCAACGCCGGCGCCATCTTTGTGGGCGCTTGGAGCTCCGAGCCGCTCGGCGATTACGTTGCCGGCCCCAACCACACGCTGCCGACCGGCGGCACGGCCGTGTTCTCCAACCCGCTTTCGGTGGAGGAGTTCGTTAAGCGCTCAAGCGTTATCTGCTATACGCCCGAGGGCCTGCTCTCCGACGCTCCCGCTACGCAGCGCTTGGCCGAAGCCGAGGGCCTGTGGGCGCACGCGCTTTCTGCCGCCCTGCGTCGTCGCGTGCTGGAACAGGGCGAGGATTCCGTGAGCGCCGAGTCGCTGGCGGCGGCCGACCTGACCAAGGTTGCCTGGCCGGGCGACGCCGCGGCGACGGTCGCCGAGGGTGTGGACTTGGCGGCTGCGGGCGCGGATGGCGCTAACGCGACCGGCGGGGAGGCCTAATATGGCCGAGCTGACGCCTCGCATGAAGGAACTCGTCCAGCCCTACTTGGCCGGCATTGAGCCCTACGATCCCAACTTTACGCCCACGCGCATCAACCTTTCGGCCAACGAGAACACCTATCCCGTGCCGGCCGGCGTGCGCGAGGCGGTCGACGCGGCGCTCGCCGCCACGCCGCTCAACCGCTATCCCGACCCCATGTCCAACGACCTGCGCGACGAGCTTGCCGCTTGGCATGGCGTGGCACGCGAGAACATCTGCGTGGGCAACGGCGGCGACGAGCTGCTCTATAACTACCTGCTGGCGTTTGGCGGCGCGGGGCGGACCCTGCTCAACTGCCCGCCATGCTTTAGCGAGTATGCGTTCTTTGCGTCGCTCTGCCAGACCGAGGTGAGCGACGTGTGGCGCGATCCGGTGACCTTTGAGCTCGACCAGGCTGCCGTGCTTGCGGCAGCGCCCGAGTGCAACCTGGCGATTGTGACCTCGCCCAACAATCCCACGGGCGACGTGGCGCCGCTCGACTTTATCGCGGCTCTGTGCGATGCGTGTCCCGGCATGGTGATGGTCGACGAGGCCTACGTGGAGTTTGCTGACGATTCGTTTGGCGCGGCCACCACGGCGCAAGGGCTTATCGCCGAGCATTCCAACCTGGTGATTCTGCATACGCTGTCCAAGGCGTTCGGCGCCGCCGGCACGCGTCTGGGCTATGTGATTGCGTCACCCGAGGTTATTGACGTGTTCGCGGCGATTCGCCAGATCTATTCAGTCAGCGTGCTGAGCCAGGCCGCGGCGCTTGCCTGCGTGCGTGCCCGCGATGCGTACGCGCCCGTGGTGGCACAGGTTGTATCCGAGCGCGTGCGCGAGCTGTGCGCCCTGCGCGCAATGGCTGCCGAGGGCCTGCCCGTGGAGGCGTGGCCGAGCGCGGCGAACTTTGTGCTCGTGCGCACGCCGCACGCCACGCGCGTGCGCGAGCGCCTGCGCGACGAGTATTCAATTTTGGTGCGCGACTTTAGCTACGCGCCGGGGCTTGCGGACTGTCTGCGCATTACCGTGGGTACCCCGCAGGAAAACGACGAGGTGCTGGCAGCGTTTGCCGCGCTGGTGAAGGAGGAGATGTAGATGGGCCGTTATGTCGAGGTGACCCGCAAGACGGGCGAGACCGACATTGTCGTTAGGCTCGATCTGGACGGATCCGGCGTGTGCGATATCTCGACCGGCGTGCCGTTTTTCGACCACATGCTCAACGCCCTTGGCCGCCATGGCCTGTTCGATCTGACGGTACATGCGATGGGCGATGTGGAGGTCGACGCGCACCACACCGTCGAGGACACGGGCATTGTGCTGGGCGAGGCGTTTTGCCAGGCACTGGGTGACAAGGCGGGCATTACGCGCTTTGCCGATGCGGCGATTGCCATGGACGAGACGCTCGTGATGGCCGCCGTTGATATCTCGGGTCGCGGGCAGGCCTATTGCGATCTACCCGTGCCGACCGAGCGCGTGGGCACCTTTGATACCGAGCTGGCCGTCGAGTTCTTCTACGCTTTTGCGCGCGACGCCAAACTCACGCTGCACGTGCGCGAGCTGGCGGGCGGCAACTCGCACCACATTATCGAGGCCGCCTTTAAGGCCGTGGGACGCACGATGCGCCACGCCTGCGAGCTTGATCCCCGCGTCCAAGGAATCCCCAGCACCAAGGGCTCACTGTAACCGCCACAAGGGTAAAAACCACCACAAAGGGGACAGGCACCTTTGTGGTGGTTTTGGATGATGGAAAAAGGAGGGTCGCGTGGGCGAACCGAAGATCGTGGTGGTCGACTACCACAAAGGGAACTTGTCGAGCGTCGTGCGCGGGCTTGCGCGCGCCGGTGCCGCTGCCTGCACGTCGGATGATCCGGAACAGATCCGCAAGGCCGATGGCCTGGTCATCCCGGGCGTGGGCGCGTTCTATGACGCGATCGCCTTTATGCGCCAGAGCGGCGAGGAGGCGGCCGTGCTTGACGCCGTTGCCGCCGGAACTCCTCTGCTCGGCATCTGCCTGGGCCTTCAGCTGTTTTTTGAACGCGGCGACGAGGGCGTGCCGGCGGACGAGGGCGCGGACGACGATGCCTCCGAGCAGGCTGGCGGTCCCTGGGTCGATGGCCTGGGCATTATGCGCGGCTCGTGCACGCGCTTGGAATCGAGTCGCCTGAAGGTGCCGCACGTGGGCTGGGACCAGGTGCACATGACGCCCGCCGGCGCGGCCGATCCATTGCTCGCCGGTTTTGCCGAGGGCGCCAACATGTACTTCACCCACAGCTATGCGGTGGCCGACGATGTCGATGCCGCCGATGTTCTGGCGCGCACGCACTACACGCGGAGCTTCCCGTGCATCGTGCGCCACGGCAACGTGTGGGGCTGCCAGTTCCATCCCGAGAAATCCTCCGCGCTGGGACAGCGCATCCTTAAGAACTTCGTCAACATCGTCGAGGAGGCCGGCCGATGATTCTGTTTCCCGCAATCGATTTGATCGGCGGCAAGGTCGTGCGCCTGGAGCGCGGCGACCGGAGCCGCTGCAAGGTATATTCCGACGACCCCGTGGCCGTTGCCCGCTCCTTTGCCGAGCAGGGTGCGAACTGGGTGCATGTCGTCGACCTGTCCGCTGCCTTTGGCGAGGATGAGGACGCATGCGCTGCCAACTCGACGGCGATCAAGGCTATCTGCGGCGTCGACGGTCTGTCCGTGGACGTGGGCGGCGGCGTCCGCTCGCTCGCACGCATCGACGAGCTGGCCGGCTATGGCGCGCGCCGTATTGCGCTGGGGACCGTGCTGGTGACCGAGCCGGGTTTTGCCGAGGTG
Protein-coding regions in this window:
- the hisB gene encoding imidazoleglycerol-phosphate dehydratase HisB, with translation MGRYVEVTRKTGETDIVVRLDLDGSGVCDISTGVPFFDHMLNALGRHGLFDLTVHAMGDVEVDAHHTVEDTGIVLGEAFCQALGDKAGITRFADAAIAMDETLVMAAVDISGRGQAYCDLPVPTERVGTFDTELAVEFFYAFARDAKLTLHVRELAGGNSHHIIEAAFKAVGRTMRHACELDPRVQGIPSTKGSL
- a CDS encoding imidazole glycerol phosphate synthase subunit HisH, with the translated sequence MGEPKIVVVDYHKGNLSSVVRGLARAGAAACTSDDPEQIRKADGLVIPGVGAFYDAIAFMRQSGEEAAVLDAVAAGTPLLGICLGLQLFFERGDEGVPADEGADDDASEQAGGPWVDGLGIMRGSCTRLESSRLKVPHVGWDQVHMTPAGAADPLLAGFAEGANMYFTHSYAVADDVDAADVLARTHYTRSFPCIVRHGNVWGCQFHPEKSSALGQRILKNFVNIVEEAGR